The following coding sequences are from one Streptomyces dengpaensis window:
- a CDS encoding MFS transporter → MPLALLALAVGAFGIGTTEFVMMGLLPEVADDLHISIPTAGHLVSAYALGVVIGAPLLAAATARMSRRKVLVALMVLFVAGNAFSAFAPDYHWLVAARFLSGLPHGAFFGVGAVVATSLVAPERKARSVSLMFLGLTVANIAGVPVATLMGQHLGWRATFLGVSAIGVAAIASLALLIPRDGAEAPAGGLRGELAALRSLPVWLALGTTVAGFGALFSAYSYITPMLTDAAGYSDGNVTLLLALFGVGATAGNLVGGRLADHSLRGTLFGGLAALVAVLALFPVLMTAQWSAAVAVTLLGVAAFITGSPLQLMVMEKASAAPSLASSANQAAFNLANAGGAWVGGLALAAGFGATSPAPAGAALAVLGLAVAAAAYGVDRRRAAAGAATPGRLVAAHVPASEEHVHH, encoded by the coding sequence ATGCCTCTGGCCCTGCTCGCCCTCGCCGTGGGCGCCTTCGGCATCGGTACCACCGAGTTCGTGATGATGGGCCTGCTGCCCGAGGTCGCGGACGACCTGCACATCTCCATCCCCACCGCCGGGCACCTGGTCTCCGCGTACGCGCTCGGCGTCGTCATCGGCGCCCCGCTGCTCGCCGCCGCCACCGCCCGTATGTCCCGCCGCAAGGTCCTCGTTGCCCTGATGGTCCTCTTCGTGGCGGGCAACGCGTTCTCCGCCTTCGCCCCCGACTACCACTGGCTCGTGGCCGCCCGCTTCCTCAGCGGTCTGCCGCACGGCGCCTTCTTCGGCGTGGGAGCCGTCGTCGCCACCAGCCTGGTCGCCCCCGAGCGCAAGGCGCGCTCCGTCTCGCTGATGTTCCTCGGCCTGACCGTGGCGAACATCGCGGGTGTGCCCGTGGCCACGCTCATGGGCCAGCACCTGGGCTGGCGCGCGACGTTCCTGGGCGTGAGCGCGATCGGCGTGGCCGCCATAGCCTCGCTAGCGCTCCTGATTCCGCGTGATGGCGCCGAAGCCCCCGCCGGCGGACTGCGCGGCGAGCTGGCCGCCCTTCGCTCGCTCCCGGTCTGGCTGGCCCTGGGGACGACCGTGGCGGGCTTCGGCGCGCTCTTCTCCGCGTACAGCTACATCACGCCGATGCTCACGGACGCGGCCGGGTACAGCGATGGCAATGTGACGTTGCTCCTTGCCCTCTTCGGCGTCGGTGCGACGGCGGGCAACCTGGTGGGCGGCCGCCTCGCGGACCACTCCCTCCGGGGAACCCTCTTCGGCGGTCTGGCGGCCCTGGTCGCGGTCCTCGCGCTCTTCCCGGTCCTCATGACCGCCCAGTGGAGCGCGGCCGTCGCGGTCACCCTCCTCGGCGTTGCCGCGTTCATCACCGGCTCGCCCCTGCAGCTGATGGTCATGGAGAAGGCGTCCGCCGCGCCGTCCCTGGCGTCGTCCGCCAACCAGGCCGCGTTCAACCTCGCGAACGCCGGGGGTGCGTGGGTCGGGGGTCTCGCGCTGGCCGCCGGCTTCGGGGCGACGTCGCCCGCGCCGGCGGGGGCGGCTCTTGCCGTCCTCGGTCTCGCGGTGGCTGCCGCCGCGTATGGCGTCGACCGGCGGCGTGCGGCCGCCGGCGCGGCGACGCCGGGGCGCCTTGTCGCCGCCCATGTCCCGGCGTCGGAGGAGCACGTTCACCACTGA
- a CDS encoding endonuclease/exonuclease/phosphatase family protein, with protein MAQAYLTETGSGGQGPDRRGSRLRRLGDGWRGDRGIWRRGLILAALAMILSVVMVLHAKIPNRIGNLGSLTETFLPWLGALVPVLLLLALVRKSATALIAVLLPAIVWLNLFGGLLTDKTANGGDLTVATHNVNADNPDPSGTARDVAASGADVLALEELTASAVPVYETALASTYKYHSVQGTVGLWSKYPLTFAQPVDIELGWTRAMRATVTTPAGQVAVYVAHLPSVRVKLEAGFTARQRDKSADALGEAIADEPLQRIVLLGDLNGTMNDRALNAVTAQMRSTQGAAGSGFGFSWPTSFPMARIDQIMVRGVEPVTSWTLPGTGSDHLPIAARVKMDATAS; from the coding sequence ATGGCGCAGGCGTATTTGACGGAGACGGGCAGCGGTGGCCAGGGGCCGGACCGCAGAGGATCCCGGCTTCGGCGCCTGGGCGACGGCTGGCGCGGCGATCGCGGCATCTGGCGCCGCGGGCTGATCCTGGCCGCGCTCGCGATGATCCTGTCCGTGGTGATGGTGCTGCACGCAAAGATCCCGAACAGGATCGGCAACCTCGGCAGCCTCACGGAGACGTTCCTGCCGTGGCTGGGCGCGCTCGTCCCGGTGCTGCTGCTCCTCGCCCTCGTACGGAAGTCCGCCACCGCGCTCATCGCCGTGCTGCTGCCCGCGATCGTCTGGCTGAACCTCTTCGGCGGACTGCTCACCGACAAGACCGCCAACGGCGGCGACCTCACCGTCGCCACGCACAACGTCAACGCCGACAACCCGGACCCGTCCGGCACCGCTCGCGACGTGGCCGCCTCCGGCGCCGACGTCCTGGCCCTGGAGGAGCTGACGGCCTCGGCGGTTCCGGTGTACGAGACGGCGCTGGCGTCGACGTACAAGTACCACTCGGTGCAGGGCACCGTCGGGCTGTGGAGCAAGTACCCGCTGACCTTCGCCCAGCCCGTGGACATCGAGCTGGGCTGGACGCGCGCCATGCGGGCGACGGTGACGACGCCGGCTGGACAGGTCGCCGTCTACGTCGCCCACCTGCCCTCGGTACGGGTGAAGCTGGAGGCCGGGTTCACCGCCCGCCAGCGCGACAAGAGCGCCGACGCGCTGGGCGAGGCGATCGCCGACGAGCCGCTGCAGCGGATCGTGCTGCTCGGCGACCTCAACGGCACGATGAACGACCGCGCGCTGAACGCCGTCACCGCGCAGATGCGCTCCACGCAGGGCGCGGCGGGCAGCGGCTTCGGGTTCAGCTGGCCGACGTCGTTCCCGATGGCCCGGATCGACCAGATCATGGTCAGGGGCGTCGAGCCGGTGACCTCGTGGACCCTGCCCGGGACCGGCAGCGATCACCTTCCGATCGCCGCCCGCGTCAAGATGGACGCAACCGCGTCTTAA
- a CDS encoding TetR/AcrR family transcriptional regulator, whose product MSLATQSRAGHEGPVRGRPRSEAVERSIIEGVMKLLEDGVPLGELSIERIARTAGVGKATIYRRWSGKEELFVDVLRAAEPPDPELPGTSMRDDLVVLLKSLRQRGLINRSSAMLHNVYAQMKSSPRLWNAYHTTVIAPRRRLGHDVLRRGQRNGELREDVDIDLVSDLFVGPMLVRALMRPEGDLPEDLAERIVDTVLEGLRPDHP is encoded by the coding sequence GTGAGCCTCGCGACGCAGAGCCGAGCCGGGCACGAGGGGCCCGTCAGGGGACGCCCCCGCAGCGAGGCCGTGGAGCGCTCGATCATCGAGGGCGTGATGAAGCTCCTGGAGGACGGCGTACCGCTCGGGGAGCTGTCCATCGAGCGCATCGCCCGCACCGCGGGCGTCGGCAAGGCGACCATCTACCGCCGCTGGAGCGGCAAGGAGGAGCTCTTCGTCGACGTACTGCGCGCCGCCGAGCCCCCGGACCCGGAACTCCCCGGCACCTCGATGCGCGACGACCTCGTCGTCCTCCTGAAGTCGCTGCGCCAACGCGGCCTGATCAACCGCTCGTCGGCGATGCTCCACAACGTGTACGCCCAGATGAAGAGCAGCCCCCGACTCTGGAACGCGTACCACACGACGGTCATCGCGCCGAGGCGCCGGCTGGGCCACGACGTCCTGCGCCGCGGACAGCGCAACGGCGAACTGCGCGAGGACGTCGACATAGACCTGGTCAGCGACCTGTTCGTCGGCCCGATGCTGGTACGCGCCCTCATGCGCCCGGAGGGCGACCTTCCGGAGGACCTCGCGGAGCGCATCGTCGACACGGTGCTGGAGGGACTGCGGCCGGATCATCCGTAA